In one window of Leptospira sp. GIMC2001 DNA:
- a CDS encoding SDR family oxidoreductase, with product MKAIVTGGCGFIGSHLVDLLLENKIDVTVIDNFSTGRPLNLQHVKDKVEIVQADISVNGDWVSHFKNTDLVFHIAALADIVPSIQNPDTYFQSNVVGTFNVLQAARDAHVKRFVYAASSSCYGIPEVYPTPENSEILPQYPYALTKRMGEELVMHWAEVYKLPAVSLRFFNVYGPRSRTSGTYGAVFGVFLAQKLAGKPFTVVGDGKQTRDFTFVTDVANAIFTAAKSDKVGEIYNVGSGATISVNRIVELLGGEKVHIPKRPGEPDSTYADISKIKRELNWSPKISIEVGVGELLKHIDYWKEAPVWTPDKIQEATSDWFKFLGNEQK from the coding sequence TTGAAAGCTATTGTAACAGGTGGTTGTGGATTTATAGGCAGTCATTTAGTAGATCTACTTCTAGAAAATAAAATAGATGTTACTGTAATTGATAATTTCAGTACAGGTAGACCATTAAATTTACAGCATGTAAAAGACAAAGTTGAAATAGTTCAAGCTGATATAAGCGTAAATGGAGATTGGGTTTCTCATTTCAAAAATACTGACCTAGTTTTTCATATTGCTGCGTTAGCTGACATTGTTCCAAGTATTCAGAATCCTGACACATATTTTCAATCCAATGTAGTTGGAACTTTTAATGTATTGCAAGCAGCAAGAGATGCTCATGTAAAAAGATTTGTCTATGCAGCTTCTTCTTCTTGCTATGGAATTCCAGAAGTTTACCCTACTCCAGAGAATTCCGAAATATTACCGCAATATCCTTATGCACTTACAAAAAGAATGGGCGAAGAGCTCGTTATGCATTGGGCAGAAGTATATAAATTGCCTGCAGTTTCGTTAAGATTTTTTAATGTATATGGTCCAAGATCGAGAACTTCAGGAACTTATGGTGCCGTTTTTGGTGTATTTCTTGCTCAGAAACTAGCCGGTAAACCTTTTACGGTCGTTGGTGATGGAAAGCAAACTAGAGATTTTACATTTGTAACCGATGTAGCAAATGCAATTTTTACCGCTGCGAAATCGGATAAGGTTGGTGAAATCTATAATGTGGGAAGCGGGGCAACCATTTCCGTAAATCGTATTGTAGAGCTGTTGGGTGGTGAGAAGGTTCACATTCCCAAGAGACCAGGTGAGCCTGATTCAACTTATGCGGACATTTCCAAAATCAAGCGAGAATTGAATTGGTCACCAAAAATTTCGATCGAAGTAGGAGTTGGCGAATTGCTTAAGCATATTGACTATTGGAAAGAAGCTCCAGTTTGGACACCTGACAAAATTCAAGAAGCAACTTCAGATTGGTTTAAGTTTCTAGGAAATGAGCAAAAATAA
- a CDS encoding nucleotidyltransferase family protein, which translates to MSKNKISALLLAAGFGTRLKPFTNILPKCLMPISGIPLLEIWLDNLKKISIDKVLVNLHYKKKVVEEFLNRSKFNNFVTPVYEDELLGTAGTITANYSFFKDRTVLLAHSDNLCICNFEEFLDYHLNKRPKNTSITMMTFRTDTPETCGIVEIDSEGIVNNFFEKVENPPGNLANAAIYLIEPEVIDWIASNDSITDFSNQVLPEWIGKIATWENKETMADIGNPASLIANQSVMIDHELLTNDSWSKEFSSHPIHKMIRDYN; encoded by the coding sequence ATGAGCAAAAATAAAATTTCTGCACTTTTACTTGCTGCAGGTTTTGGAACTAGACTCAAACCCTTTACTAATATTCTACCCAAGTGTTTGATGCCAATCAGTGGGATTCCACTTCTAGAAATTTGGCTAGATAATTTAAAGAAAATTTCCATTGATAAAGTTTTAGTTAACCTTCATTATAAGAAAAAAGTTGTAGAAGAATTTCTGAATAGATCGAAATTCAATAACTTCGTTACACCAGTTTATGAAGATGAACTTTTAGGAACAGCAGGAACAATTACAGCCAATTATTCATTCTTTAAGGATAGAACTGTTTTACTTGCACATAGTGACAATCTATGCATTTGCAATTTTGAAGAATTTCTGGATTATCATTTAAATAAAAGACCGAAGAATACTTCTATTACTATGATGACTTTTCGTACTGATACACCTGAGACTTGTGGAATCGTTGAGATCGATTCCGAAGGTATTGTGAATAATTTCTTCGAAAAAGTTGAGAACCCACCTGGCAATCTAGCAAATGCTGCAATTTATCTGATCGAGCCTGAAGTTATTGATTGGATAGCCTCGAATGATTCGATTACGGATTTCAGCAATCAAGTTCTTCCAGAATGGATAGGAAAAATTGCTACATGGGAAAATAAAGAGACCATGGCTGACATTGGAAATCCCGCTTCTCTGATAGCGAATCAATCTGTTATGATCGATCATGAATTGTTAACAAATGATTCATGGTCTAAAGAATTTTCCTCACATCCAATTCATAAAATGATTAGAGACTACAATTGA
- a CDS encoding PfkB family carbohydrate kinase yields the protein MSAISKIKSISSQEDLNSLGSSNETVLCFGHFNVIHPGHIRFLQFAKSLNKKLLVCVLGDHLISQPEQSRYFKMMERAEGVASLHFVDEVVVLDDVSLELFIEKIKPKSLVLGSEWERKPLPEIANAIATVEKFGGKVHFQAGEVHYASADLLHSSQEILDIEKRSLFLQACKRQGIQISSLVGIIEKFTKTRILVIGDTIVDQYVACDAIGMSAEAPVLVVREMESKEFVGGAGIVAGHLKALGSESIYLSVVGNDSNAQIVEDDLKKQGVETYLIKDESRPTTFKIRYMVENQKLFRVSRMKEHSISKEIEDSVIEKLRALSDSIHGILVSDFVYGMITERILNEIVDIAKKKNLILFGDLQCSSQVGNVTKFKNFDLLTPTEREARIALSNHTAGIESVANKILDLTESRQLVIKLGSEGFISYSNSKSDKFLNKEHFPALVSNPVDVAGAGDSLLAAMSACLLAGANIMEASAIGACMAALSVQTVGNIPIQSNKLINYIRKLGE from the coding sequence TTGAGCGCAATTTCAAAAATTAAAAGTATTTCTAGTCAGGAAGATCTCAATTCTTTAGGCAGCAGCAATGAAACTGTTTTATGTTTCGGACATTTTAATGTAATTCATCCAGGACATATTCGTTTTTTACAATTTGCTAAATCCTTAAATAAGAAACTGCTAGTCTGTGTTTTAGGTGATCACTTGATCAGTCAACCTGAGCAGTCAAGATATTTTAAGATGATGGAGCGAGCTGAAGGTGTTGCTTCTCTTCATTTTGTAGATGAAGTAGTTGTCTTGGATGATGTTTCGCTTGAACTATTTATTGAGAAAATTAAACCAAAATCATTGGTATTGGGAAGTGAGTGGGAACGAAAGCCTTTACCAGAAATTGCCAATGCGATAGCTACGGTAGAAAAGTTTGGCGGGAAGGTTCATTTTCAGGCTGGAGAAGTCCACTATGCAAGCGCAGACTTATTGCATAGCAGTCAAGAAATTCTAGATATCGAAAAGCGTTCTTTATTTTTACAAGCATGCAAAAGACAAGGAATTCAAATAAGCAGTCTTGTTGGTATTATAGAAAAATTTACAAAAACAAGAATTCTTGTAATCGGTGATACGATAGTCGATCAATACGTTGCATGTGATGCAATTGGGATGAGTGCAGAGGCTCCTGTACTTGTTGTTCGAGAAATGGAATCCAAGGAATTTGTGGGCGGTGCTGGAATTGTAGCAGGTCACCTAAAAGCACTTGGATCGGAATCAATTTATCTGTCTGTTGTTGGAAATGACTCGAATGCTCAAATCGTAGAAGACGATTTAAAAAAGCAAGGGGTAGAGACTTATCTGATTAAAGATGAGTCAAGACCTACGACATTTAAGATTAGATACATGGTTGAAAACCAGAAACTCTTTCGTGTGAGTCGCATGAAGGAACATTCTATTTCGAAAGAAATTGAAGATTCCGTTATTGAGAAATTACGAGCCTTATCGGATTCAATCCATGGGATTCTTGTTTCTGATTTTGTGTATGGTATGATCACTGAAAGAATTCTCAATGAAATCGTTGATATAGCCAAAAAGAAAAATTTGATCTTGTTTGGTGACCTTCAATGCAGCAGTCAGGTTGGGAATGTAACGAAATTCAAAAACTTTGATCTACTTACTCCAACGGAAAGGGAAGCAAGAATTGCTCTAAGCAATCATACTGCTGGAATTGAATCTGTTGCAAATAAAATTCTGGATTTGACTGAATCAAGACAACTAGTAATTAAATTAGGGTCTGAAGGATTTATTTCTTACTCCAATTCTAAATCGGACAAATTTCTAAATAAGGAACATTTTCCAGCGTTGGTTTCAAACCCAGTTGATGTCGCAGGTGCTGGAGATTCTTTGCTTGCCGCAATGTCTGCATGCTTACTTGCGGGCGCAAATATTATGGAAGCTTCCGCGATCGGTGCTTGTATGGCTGCACTATCAGTTCAGACCGTCGGAAATATTCCGATTCAAAGTAATAAATTAATCAATTATATAAGAAAGCTAGGAGAATGA
- a CDS encoding NAD-dependent epimerase/dehydratase family protein — protein sequence MLNFKNIFITGGAGYVGAVLVKRLLDHGAKVTVLDLMLYGDDVIDPNPNLNMVKGDIRDQALLNKLIPGHDLVIHLACISNDPSFELNPNLGKSINLDAFRPLVEISKSNNVKRFIYASSSSVYGVKEEPNVTEDFTLEPLTDYSKFKADCEKILSEYQSPDFTTVTIRPATVCGYSPRQRLDVVVNILTNLAYHKREISVFGGDQLRPNIHIEDMVDAYIALINADDDKIAGEIFNAGYVNYTVLQLAEMIKETIGDDVKLIQTPTNDNRSYHVSSEKIFKKLNFKAKRSIQEAANDLKVAFEKGLLPNSLTDEKYFNIKRMQSVELR from the coding sequence TTGTTAAATTTTAAAAATATTTTTATAACTGGTGGAGCCGGATATGTAGGCGCTGTCTTGGTCAAGCGGTTACTAGACCATGGTGCCAAAGTTACAGTTCTTGATCTAATGCTCTATGGTGATGATGTAATTGATCCGAATCCAAATTTAAATATGGTTAAAGGTGATATACGAGACCAAGCATTGTTAAATAAATTAATTCCAGGACATGATTTGGTAATTCATCTTGCTTGTATTTCGAATGATCCAAGTTTTGAACTAAATCCCAATCTAGGAAAATCCATAAATTTGGATGCGTTTAGACCGCTAGTTGAGATTTCGAAATCAAATAATGTGAAGAGATTCATCTATGCTTCTTCTTCCTCGGTTTATGGAGTTAAAGAAGAGCCAAATGTCACTGAGGATTTTACACTAGAGCCACTCACGGATTATTCTAAGTTCAAAGCTGATTGTGAGAAAATTCTTTCCGAATATCAATCTCCTGATTTTACTACTGTAACCATTCGTCCTGCAACAGTCTGTGGATATTCACCAAGGCAGCGATTAGATGTAGTTGTAAATATTTTGACAAATCTTGCTTATCATAAAAGAGAAATATCCGTGTTTGGTGGTGATCAATTGCGACCTAATATTCATATTGAAGATATGGTTGATGCATATATCGCTCTGATCAATGCAGATGATGATAAAATAGCTGGTGAAATCTTTAATGCTGGATATGTAAACTACACAGTCTTGCAATTGGCGGAAATGATTAAAGAAACAATTGGAGATGATGTTAAGTTAATCCAAACTCCTACAAATGATAACAGATCTTACCATGTATCCTCAGAAAAAATATTTAAAAAATTAAATTTTAAAGCAAAGCGATCCATTCAAGAAGCCGCGAACGATTTAAAAGTTGCATTTGAGAAAGGACTTTTACCGAACTCACTTACTGATGAGAAATATTTCAATATAAAAAGGATGCAATCCGTAGAATTAAGGTGA
- a CDS encoding DegT/DnrJ/EryC1/StrS family aminotransferase has protein sequence MEVRYSYLKQQFENCEDLWDELKRFVPTGDFTLGKPLQEFERRFADLIGTKHAIGVNSGTDAIKLSLKALGVGFGDEVITTANTFVATVGAIAELGAIPVFVDCNDTFCMDVDLLERAITEKTKAIVPVHFTGYMTDMRKLLPIARKYNLPIVEDACQSILGSIDNKKAGTWGNAGAFSLHPLKNLNVWSDGGIITTDDDKLAETLRLLRNHGLIDRDKVEILGCNSRLDTLQAVVGNWLIPSAIDISNKRIENAEYYDKHLSKIKEITIPPRPADFRIVFHLYIVFAEDRDRLLEYCIKQGIESKVHYPIPIYRQKALSSFGYKEGDFPITDGHTKKIITFPCDQHLSVEQMDYVISTVQEFYKK, from the coding sequence ATGGAAGTAAGATATTCGTATTTAAAACAACAATTTGAAAATTGTGAAGATCTGTGGGATGAGTTAAAGCGATTTGTTCCCACAGGGGATTTTACACTCGGGAAGCCCTTGCAAGAATTTGAAAGAAGGTTTGCAGATCTCATTGGAACTAAGCATGCAATAGGTGTGAACTCTGGAACAGATGCAATTAAGCTATCACTAAAAGCCCTTGGAGTAGGCTTCGGAGATGAGGTTATTACAACTGCTAATACTTTTGTCGCTACCGTTGGCGCAATTGCAGAATTAGGTGCCATTCCTGTCTTTGTGGATTGCAATGATACATTCTGTATGGATGTTGATTTATTGGAGAGAGCTATAACAGAAAAAACTAAGGCAATTGTTCCTGTGCATTTTACAGGCTATATGACAGATATGAGAAAATTATTACCTATAGCCCGAAAATATAATCTTCCTATTGTTGAAGATGCATGCCAGTCTATTCTGGGATCTATTGACAATAAAAAAGCGGGAACTTGGGGTAATGCTGGTGCATTTTCCTTACACCCTTTGAAAAACTTAAATGTTTGGTCTGATGGAGGGATTATTACCACGGATGACGATAAACTCGCTGAAACTCTGAGATTACTCCGAAACCATGGCTTAATTGATAGAGATAAGGTCGAAATATTGGGATGTAATTCCAGATTAGATACTTTGCAAGCTGTAGTAGGAAATTGGTTAATACCAAGTGCCATTGATATATCTAATAAAAGAATTGAAAATGCTGAATATTATGATAAGCATCTGAGTAAAATAAAGGAAATTACCATTCCTCCGAGACCAGCTGATTTTAGGATAGTTTTTCATTTATATATAGTATTTGCTGAGGATCGAGACAGACTTCTTGAATACTGTATAAAGCAAGGTATTGAATCTAAAGTTCATTATCCAATACCGATCTATCGTCAGAAGGCATTATCCTCCTTTGGCTATAAAGAAGGTGACTTTCCAATTACCGATGGTCATACGAAAAAAATTATAACCTTTCCTTGCGATCAACATTTGTCCGTAGAACAAATGGACTACGTGATTTCTACAGTTCAAGAATTCTACAAAAAATAA
- a CDS encoding DegT/DnrJ/EryC1/StrS family aminotransferase: MTSIPYINLSEQWKQERAELLPIIEAVLSSGQYIGGNEVNIFEENVAKLCGVKYAVSLNSGTDALVFGLSAIGVRPGDEVITPPNSFIASTSAITHLKAKPVFVDVGDDQNIDSLKIEKAITSKTKAIMPVHLTGRIADMNTIMNIANKYSLPVIEDSAQAIGSKYDGKNSGSIGRVGCFSTHPLKNLNACGDGGFLTTNDENIYKQISSLKNHGLVDRNTVEKFGYVSRMDSLQAAILNYRLQKLPDLIEKRRRNAAAYTSMLDSRNIFIPKDRDIEFNTYHTFVIQVDKRDELKSYLMSKGIETSIHYPIPIHLQPASKSLGYKIGDFPMTENQANRILTLPIHQYLREDELGKIAESVNSFYK, from the coding sequence ATGACGAGCATCCCATATATAAACCTTTCAGAACAATGGAAGCAGGAAAGAGCGGAATTATTGCCTATCATAGAAGCAGTATTGAGTTCTGGTCAATATATTGGAGGTAACGAAGTAAATATCTTTGAAGAAAATGTTGCTAAGCTTTGTGGAGTTAAGTATGCAGTTTCTTTGAATAGTGGAACAGATGCACTAGTATTTGGTTTATCCGCTATTGGTGTTCGACCAGGTGATGAAGTTATTACTCCTCCGAATTCATTTATAGCATCTACCTCAGCTATTACACATTTGAAAGCAAAACCTGTGTTTGTCGATGTTGGTGATGATCAAAATATAGATTCACTCAAAATCGAAAAAGCTATCACTAGCAAAACAAAAGCAATAATGCCTGTTCATTTGACAGGTAGAATTGCTGATATGAATACAATTATGAATATTGCCAATAAATACTCGCTTCCTGTAATCGAGGATTCTGCTCAGGCAATAGGATCAAAATACGATGGAAAAAATAGTGGATCAATTGGAAGAGTTGGCTGTTTCTCTACTCATCCATTAAAAAATCTCAATGCATGTGGTGATGGTGGATTTCTAACTACTAATGATGAAAATATTTACAAACAAATTAGTAGCCTGAAGAATCATGGTTTAGTCGATCGTAACACAGTAGAAAAATTTGGTTATGTATCCAGAATGGACTCTTTACAAGCTGCTATTCTTAACTATCGTTTGCAAAAGCTACCAGATTTAATTGAAAAAAGGCGCAGAAATGCGGCTGCCTATACTTCGATGCTTGATTCAAGAAATATATTCATACCTAAAGATAGAGATATTGAGTTTAACACCTATCATACTTTTGTTATACAAGTAGATAAACGAGATGAACTTAAAAGTTACTTAATGTCAAAGGGAATTGAAACTTCTATTCATTATCCGATACCGATTCATTTGCAACCTGCCAGTAAATCCCTTGGTTATAAAATAGGAGATTTTCCAATGACTGAAAATCAAGCAAATAGAATATTAACGTTACCGATTCATCAATATTTACGTGAAGATGAATTAGGAAAAATTGCCGAGTCTGTAAATAGCTTTTATAAGTAA
- a CDS encoding phosphotransferase — protein sequence MKIGIDLDNTIISYDRSFATTGKKLGLIPDNWFGTKLEVKNYLKKNHNGEADWQRLQGKVYGRFLYLSELYPGIYRFLWRCKQKGFQVDIVSHKTELGHFDEEKISLRQAALDFLLEKEIYKQNSSSFINQIYFLSTKEEKIEKIKKENYSCFIDDLFDILSDPNLSKIERKFFFNPNLVLSEAGIGNIENVSNWGEIENSIFGKYSQDDLMNFTSEFKLSNFNKAIWCEGQGNSRIAYIETSETKKYALKIYPADSNHNRLQSEFNGFKLLQENSINNIPKPIQFNDKLNSAIYEWIDGEKIEQPSKLEIDAMLNLMKSLKTISKQEIEKGIKIQKASAACLSCLDIENQINNRLKLVYPATQYNQKLKIFLDKEIIPFKRFLVNWVKKNWESKESYYQPIEHNLLVLSPSDFGSHNMLRNQEQELFFLDFEYFGWDDPVKLVVDVSVHPAMNLDEDLKEYWKKGMFSIFGSSIKDRYNLTWAMYSLCWCFILLNEFRKDIWMRRVIANSRKEDKHQEILEQQLNKSKNLYEYVQNSFYKQIGKG from the coding sequence ATGAAAATAGGAATAGATCTAGATAATACTATTATCTCGTACGATAGATCTTTTGCAACAACTGGGAAAAAATTGGGTTTAATCCCAGACAATTGGTTTGGAACAAAGTTAGAAGTTAAGAACTATTTAAAAAAGAATCATAATGGTGAAGCTGATTGGCAAAGGTTGCAAGGGAAAGTCTATGGACGCTTCCTTTATTTATCAGAATTGTATCCAGGGATATATAGATTTCTCTGGCGATGCAAACAGAAAGGATTTCAAGTTGATATTGTCAGTCATAAAACTGAACTAGGTCACTTTGATGAGGAAAAAATTTCTCTAAGACAAGCAGCATTAGATTTTCTGTTAGAGAAAGAAATATATAAACAAAATTCATCTAGTTTTATTAATCAAATTTACTTTCTCAGCACGAAAGAAGAAAAAATTGAAAAGATAAAAAAAGAAAACTATTCATGTTTTATTGACGATTTATTTGATATTCTTTCGGATCCTAATCTTTCAAAGATTGAAAGAAAATTTTTTTTCAATCCAAATTTAGTTCTAAGCGAGGCTGGAATAGGGAATATAGAAAATGTATCCAACTGGGGTGAAATAGAAAATTCAATTTTCGGAAAATACAGTCAAGATGATTTAATGAATTTCACTTCTGAATTTAAGCTATCTAATTTTAATAAAGCAATTTGGTGTGAGGGTCAAGGAAATTCTAGAATCGCATATATCGAAACTTCGGAAACAAAAAAGTATGCACTAAAGATATATCCGGCAGATTCTAACCATAATCGATTACAATCAGAATTTAATGGATTTAAGCTTTTACAAGAAAATTCAATAAATAATATACCAAAGCCGATTCAGTTCAACGATAAATTAAATTCTGCAATTTATGAATGGATTGATGGAGAGAAGATAGAGCAACCATCAAAACTAGAAATTGATGCTATGCTTAATTTGATGAAAAGCTTAAAAACAATTTCAAAACAAGAAATAGAAAAGGGCATTAAAATTCAGAAAGCTTCAGCTGCTTGTTTGTCTTGTTTAGATATTGAAAATCAAATAAACAATCGTTTGAAACTTGTTTATCCGGCAACGCAATACAATCAAAAATTAAAAATTTTTCTTGATAAAGAAATAATTCCTTTTAAGAGATTTCTCGTAAACTGGGTAAAAAAAAATTGGGAAAGCAAAGAGAGTTATTACCAACCAATTGAACATAACCTTTTGGTGCTTAGTCCATCAGATTTTGGTTCTCATAATATGCTAAGAAACCAAGAGCAAGAATTATTTTTTTTGGATTTCGAATATTTTGGTTGGGATGATCCAGTAAAACTGGTTGTGGATGTTTCGGTTCATCCTGCGATGAATCTTGATGAAGACTTAAAGGAATATTGGAAAAAAGGCATGTTCTCAATTTTTGGATCAAGCATTAAAGATAGATATAATCTTACTTGGGCTATGTATTCATTATGTTGGTGTTTTATTTTGCTTAATGAATTCCGAAAAGATATTTGGATGCGAAGAGTTATTGCTAACTCCAGAAAAGAAGATAAACATCAAGAAATTTTAGAACAGCAATTGAATAAATCAAAAAATTTATATGAATATGTTCAGAACAGTTTTTATAAGCAAATAGGTAAAGGTTGA
- a CDS encoding transketolase has product MDNRSKHLRRLIVEMMEFEKRGHIGPALSLIEILRVLYDNILNFDSKNPNWEERDRLILSKGHGCLALYSILADKGYFPMEILKTFGKPDSILGGHPERDKVPGVEASTGALGHGLPIGVGMAIAAKIKNKNFRVFVITGDGEINEGSNWEAALSASKHRLSNLSLIIDYNKLQSYGKVSEVLELEPLVDKWRSFGFSTVEVDGHDVNQLKDLFLKLPLENDKPTAIIAHTVKGKGFASAEGNPKWHHKNKISPEEFSDMYKSLEI; this is encoded by the coding sequence ATGGATAATCGCTCTAAACATTTAAGAAGACTGATAGTTGAAATGATGGAATTTGAAAAACGGGGACATATTGGTCCCGCTCTTTCACTGATTGAAATCTTACGTGTTCTCTATGATAATATTCTAAATTTTGATTCTAAAAATCCTAACTGGGAAGAAAGAGATCGATTAATTCTTAGTAAAGGTCATGGCTGTCTTGCACTTTATTCTATCTTAGCTGATAAAGGATACTTTCCTATGGAGATTTTAAAAACTTTTGGAAAACCCGATTCAATATTAGGTGGTCATCCTGAACGTGATAAAGTTCCGGGAGTGGAAGCATCAACTGGTGCCTTAGGGCATGGTTTACCTATAGGAGTTGGAATGGCTATTGCAGCAAAAATAAAAAACAAAAACTTTCGTGTATTTGTCATAACTGGTGATGGTGAGATAAATGAAGGTTCTAATTGGGAAGCCGCTCTCTCCGCATCAAAGCACCGATTATCTAATTTAAGTTTAATTATTGACTACAATAAATTACAATCTTACGGAAAGGTTTCGGAGGTCTTGGAATTAGAACCTTTAGTAGACAAATGGAGAAGCTTTGGATTTTCGACGGTTGAAGTAGATGGTCATGATGTTAATCAATTAAAGGATTTGTTTTTAAAATTACCTCTAGAAAATGATAAACCAACAGCCATCATTGCACATACAGTAAAAGGGAAGGGATTTGCATCTGCTGAAGGAAATCCGAAGTGGCATCATAAAAATAAGATAAGTCCAGAAGAATTTTCGGACATGTATAAATCCTTGGAGATATAA
- a CDS encoding transketolase family protein has translation MRVTSLNCVHELASKDSRVVYIGSDLGAGVLDEMKKEFPDRFFMEGVSEQYIIGMAAGLSMEGYIPYVNTIATFLTRRCFEQIAIDLCLHDLPVRLIANGGGVVYAPLGPTHLAVEDFAILRSLPNMTIVAPCDAEEMKRLMPLTLDWPHPIYIRLGKGGDKVVSDPNLKFEIGKGILMKDGKDGLFITTGVMTQLALEAIDILIKDGIDCGLLHMHTVKPLDGDILRAVVPNVKAIVSVEEHTRIGGLGSAILEFFNDEMPDQTRKIKRLGLPDKFADKYGSQDSLLNYMGISKESLVSAMKESINF, from the coding sequence ATGCGAGTAACCAGCTTAAATTGTGTTCATGAATTAGCTAGCAAGGATTCAAGAGTAGTTTATATTGGATCTGATCTCGGGGCAGGTGTGTTGGATGAAATGAAGAAGGAATTTCCTGATCGTTTCTTTATGGAGGGTGTGAGTGAACAATATATAATTGGAATGGCTGCTGGATTATCAATGGAAGGTTATATTCCGTATGTTAATACAATTGCTACATTTTTAACCAGAAGATGTTTTGAACAGATTGCAATCGATTTATGTCTGCATGATTTACCCGTTAGATTAATAGCTAATGGTGGAGGTGTAGTATATGCACCGTTAGGTCCGACTCACTTAGCAGTAGAAGATTTTGCTATTCTACGTTCTTTACCAAATATGACTATAGTAGCTCCTTGTGATGCTGAAGAAATGAAGCGATTGATGCCATTAACTTTAGATTGGCCTCATCCAATATATATTAGATTGGGTAAGGGTGGCGACAAAGTAGTTAGCGATCCTAATTTAAAATTTGAAATTGGAAAAGGAATTCTGATGAAAGATGGAAAGGATGGACTTTTCATTACAACAGGAGTAATGACCCAATTAGCTCTGGAAGCTATCGATATTTTAATTAAAGACGGTATTGATTGTGGGTTATTACATATGCATACGGTGAAACCGTTAGATGGAGATATACTCAGAGCAGTAGTTCCAAATGTTAAAGCAATTGTTTCAGTAGAAGAACATACTCGAATCGGAGGACTAGGATCTGCAATTTTAGAATTTTTTAATGATGAAATGCCTGATCAAACCAGGAAAATTAAAAGACTTGGACTTCCTGATAAATTTGCAGATAAATACGGCAGTCAGGATTCGTTACTAAATTATATGGGAATATCAAAGGAATCTTTAGTTTCTGCCATGAAGGAATCTATTAATTTCTAG
- a CDS encoding sporadic carbohydrate cluster 2OG-Fe(II) oxygenase, with protein sequence MFLTESDTKISKEYLENAYTIQEVADKKSLDWIRDCIADIVRKILGIKKNEKNDELLNLIHNKVSIDELNNFRLKVIQEMNSNRDFRFHYFNLARPYIEALVGNELSMQLRINLSIQFPDDVSSLLPVHSDTWSGDSPYEIVVWLPIVDCYRTKSMYLLPPKASKKLVNEFKEKAGFTSEDLYQSISDDVKWLEIKYGQVLLFDQGYPHGNRINKESETRWSMNCRFKGVFTPYGDKKLGEFFEPITLRAASRVGMDYKFPSVK encoded by the coding sequence ATGTTTTTAACTGAAAGTGATACTAAAATATCTAAAGAATATTTAGAAAATGCTTACACAATTCAAGAGGTTGCAGATAAAAAATCCCTAGATTGGATTCGAGATTGTATTGCAGATATCGTTAGAAAAATTTTAGGGATTAAAAAGAATGAAAAAAATGATGAATTATTAAACCTAATTCATAATAAAGTTTCTATAGATGAATTGAATAATTTCAGATTAAAAGTTATTCAGGAAATGAATTCAAATAGAGATTTTCGTTTTCATTATTTTAATTTAGCTAGACCTTATATTGAAGCATTGGTTGGCAATGAATTATCGATGCAATTAAGGATAAATTTAAGCATTCAATTTCCGGACGATGTTAGCTCATTATTGCCAGTACATTCTGATACTTGGTCTGGTGATTCACCCTATGAAATAGTTGTATGGTTACCGATCGTTGATTGCTATCGAACAAAGTCCATGTATCTGCTTCCTCCGAAGGCATCAAAAAAATTAGTTAACGAATTTAAGGAAAAAGCTGGCTTTACGAGTGAAGATTTGTATCAATCTATTTCGGACGATGTGAAGTGGCTCGAAATAAAATATGGCCAGGTTTTGTTGTTTGACCAAGGTTATCCACATGGAAATCGAATAAATAAAGAGTCGGAAACTAGGTGGTCAATGAATTGTCGGTTTAAAGGTGTGTTTACACCTTACGGTGATAAAAAGTTAGGTGAATTTTTCGAACCTATCACACTTCGGGCTGCTTCAAGGGTAGGAATGGACTACAAGTTCCCAAGTGTTAAATGA